The Saccharomycodes ludwigii strain NBRC 1722 chromosome II, whole genome shotgun sequence genome window below encodes:
- the DML1 gene encoding Dml1p (similar to Saccharomyces cerevisiae YMR211W | DML1 | Drosophila melanogaster Misato-Like protein) — protein sequence MQEILNLSLSHRSNHLITQFYNIQESLLQLNTGLVGSKKSLKNDPKVFLNCDIIGGPTKYLNYTPRCILWDAKYGNGSLSKYEYTEKNNHQTDDNVQVIYTSSEIKKSEYMEKLDLGVSTEKVPIDQSHNTKYWTDYNKLIYSPNSFVFLKNWYHNDDGSTNAIPIRKNELIGNEKNNSQQFNNPQFGTTEYDLNKEELWDNSLHYFLESSDNLQGINLISDVSTGWGGILTSLYPDLKDELPKINIFTWTNQSIHNTNVYNEIENYLDVIEYSNLVFPLYYNNNTNIWKSSSSQALIFQTINSLFDDKSNAISCQDLLYSLNDGIYDKRNLVSSIKCNVDNVQNKSNVKDYSYVSYISNNSTIDNAKIFNEVAIIRDDSSDSNVDTNYTPDRHKHVYKTYQLDYNNLDTIDNSADITKINSLTLQIDNKPKKIFKNWYKIIDKTNTKILQLHIGSNNGSKDDFKNDIANLIEAYQSTGYYDIHSDDSDYDSDYY from the coding sequence ATGCaggaaatattaaatttatccTTATCTCACAGATCAAATCATTTAATCACCCagttttataatatacagGAAAGTTTATTACAATTAAATACTGGCCTTGTAGGGAGCAAAAAATCTTTGAAGAATGACCCTAAAGTCTTTTTAAATTGCGATATCATTGGTGGCCctacaaaatatttaaattatactCCTAGGTGTATATTGTGGGATGCTAAATACGGTAATGGTTCATTAAGTAAATATGAATACACagagaaaaataatcatcaAACTGATGATAACGTTCAGGTTATTTACACCAGCagtgaaattaaaaaatcagaATATATGGAGAAATTAGACCTAGGCGTTAGCACAGAAAAAGTGCCTATAGATCAATCACACAATACCAAATATTGGActgattataataaattgatTTACTCACCcaattcttttgtttttttaaaaaactgGTATCATAACGATGACGGTAGTACTAATGCTATTccaattagaaaaaatgaactgattggaaatgaaaaaaataattcccAACAATTTAACAATCCACAATTTGGAACTACAGAAtatgatttaaataaagaagaGTTGTGGGATAATTCTCTACACTATTTTCTAGAGAGTAGTGATAATTTACAAGGCATCAATTTGATATCTGATGTAAGTACGGGATGGGGCGGTATATTAACAAGTTTATATCCAGATTTAAAGGATGAATTGcctaaaattaatattttcacaTGGACTAATCAATCTATACATAATACCAACGTCTACAATGAGattgaaaattatttagACGTTATAGAATATTCAAATCTAGTTTTCCCATTATattataacaacaatactaACATTTGGAAAAGTTCTAGTTCACAAGCATTGATTTTTCAAACTATTAATAGCCTATTTGATGATAAGTCAAATGCGATATCTTGTCAGGATTTACTATATTCTTTAAATGACGGAATATAtgataaaagaaatttggTAAGTTCCATCAAGTGTAATGTTGATAAtgttcaaaataaaagcaatGTTAAAGATTATTCTTATGTTTCCTatattagtaataacaGTACTATCGATAATGCCAAAATATTCAATGAAGTTGCTATTATTAGGGATGACTCTAGCGACAGTAACGTAGATACGAATTATACACCTGATCGTCATAAACACGTTTATAAAACCTACCAATTAGactataataatttagatACTATAGATAACTCTGCGGATATTACCAAAATAAACTCTTTGACTTTACAAATTGATAATaagccaaaaaaaatattcaaaaattggtataaaattatagacAAAACCAATACTAAAATACTTCAGCTTCATATTGGTTCCAATAATGGCTCTAAAGATGATTTCAAAAATGATATTGCTAATCTAATCGAAGCTTACCAATCTACTGGTTATTATGATATCCATAGTGATGATAGTGATTATGATagtgattattattaa
- the MOD5 gene encoding tRNA dimethylallyltransferase (similar to Saccharomyces cerevisiae YOR274W | MOD5 | tRNA MODification), whose protein sequence is MTSIKLTDTITSPKRLIVIAGTTGVGKSQLSIELASKYNGEIINSDSMQMYQDIPIITNKHPINERNGIPHHIINHVPWNKEYDMHIFEKECLSKIYDILQRGKTPIIVGGTHYYLQVLFNNKKINNAIYFGHTNDTFTEDPNAEDDPKELYSKLLEIDPLIASKYHPNDTRRVKRMLEIYHQSNGIKPSEIFQKQQISLKFENTLFFWLYSDPTELNKRLDDRVDQMISNGAYSEIQQLYKYYCENNKPCLESGIWQVIGFKEFLPWLLSQDTTNADDNTILYKECVEKMKLRTRQYAKRQIKWIKKMLISDIRAADKLSNFYVLNATDLNKWDQLVKDRANLICDGFFFSKNGVDQCVEHVPKGLENIVLTEECATASATNTNNNAKFFDKFTCSTCKDKNDENLILIGKEVWGKHLKSRRHKSNLNRGKKKKEYEEWKLKNTT, encoded by the coding sequence ATGACAAGTATCAAACTAACCGATACCATTACTAGTCCAAAAAGGCTCATTGTAATTGCAGGTACCACCGGTGTTGGGAAATCACAATTATCTATTGAATTAGCCTCTAAATATAATGGTGAAATTATAAACTCAGATTCTATGCAAATGTACCAAGATATACCTATAATTACCAATAAACATCCAATAAATGAAAGAAATGGTATTCCACAtcatataataaatcatgTTCCATGGAATAAAGAATACGATATgcatatttttgaaaaagaatgTTTAAGCAAAATATATGACATTCTGCAGCGGGGTAAAACTCCAATAATTGTTGGTGGAACACATTACTATTTGcaagttttatttaataataagaaaatcAACAACGCAATCTATTTTGGACATACTAATGATACTTTTACGGAGGATCCAAACGCTGAGGACGATCCTAAAGAATTGTATTCtaaattattggaaataGATCCTCTAATCGCATCAAAATATCATCCGAACGATACGAGAAGAGTCAAACGAATGTTGGAAATATACCACCAGAGTAATGGAATTAAGCCAAGtgaaatttttcaaaaacaacagatttctttgaaatttgaaaataccCTATTTTTCTGGTTATACAGCGATCCAACCGaactaaataaaagattggATGATAGAGTAGATCAGATGATATCTAACGGCGCATACTCGGAAATCCAACAGCtgtataaatattattgcgAAAACAACAAGCCATGCTTAGAAAGTGGTATATGGCAAGTTATTGGCTTTAAAGAATTCTTACCATGGTTGTTATCGCAAGATACAACTAATGCTGATGATAAcacaattttatataaagaatGTGTGGAGAAAATGAAGTTACGGACACGACAATATGCTAAAAGACAAATCAAgtggattaaaaaaatgctgATTTCTGATATCCGAGCAGCAGATAAATTATCCAATTTTTATGTATTAAATGCTACTGATCTAAATAAATGGGACCAACTAGTTAAAGATAGAGCCAATTTAATATGCGATgggtttttcttttcaaaaaatggTGTTGATCAATGCGTAGAACATGTTCCTAAAGGTTTAGAAAATATCGTCTTAACAGAAGAGTGCGCCACAGCTTCCGCCACTaatacaaacaataatgccaaattttttgataaatttacTTGCTCCACATGTAAggataaaaatgatgaaaacCTAATACTTATAGGCAAGGAGGTTTGGGGAAAGCATTTAAAAAGCAGAAGACATAAATCCAATTTGAACAGAggcaaaaagaaaaaagaatatgaaGAATGGAAGCTGAAAAATACTACATAA
- the RIM20 gene encoding Rim20p (similar to Saccharomyces cerevisiae YOR275C | RIM20 | Regulator of IME2) — protein MPDLLCIPFRKPLPLDLVQILSTIIDQSFYQSSSMFKNDLIQINDTRSKISQLNVSEQDLGILQKYSSIILRLIDYFPENPNLTFEWTEFLNPKPITYKSTSFSFEFENVLYNIACMYSSLGVQVFQKTNSESLKKCCHFFQLSAGFFENCTTNDSVDDDKETIQGLVYIMLAQAQEMVWLKSVIDGKLKDLTVAKLAFQVSRYYLSSLNFINRSSTKIIQRDWQVNLKSKMNYFEAIAYYRYALYLEHDLSSSTNYGLKIKCLRHCQALTETIKLPDQLEVENFVTIVNKVLKTFERDNDLIYLQNIPDALDSNLIIPMSMVKPINNISGITKSNHILQDLLPVSVLETATAFKKREREYVENSLINVIEQLSKLLNDRYDTSTLHSDIPVNFKEPLPKRTFFKIKDILQSTFPISRKEVDNILKEVSQMSDDIVDLTENKYRSRYGPKVWNLIPFKELNPKIFENLANFKKYNEQAELVDRITLETFEVIDQNLLCNPLLLPESTHPLFVEMNQIISERRLKMKEILLKFEKHSILPEILALYKKKHNLNGIENVYSDYLNFYNLDFRYVSNQKKINDHLIEKIDANAIVVDDNEENSRIQDPRNIFIEDYKHSYELFKQVELKIERGLKFYDDLRNNAEMLKQMTIDAIDDYKIKTNALVKSLS, from the coding sequence ATGCCtgatttattatgtatCCCATTTAGAAAACCATTGCCATTGGATCTTGtacaaatattatcaacCATCATAGACCAATCCTTTTACCAATCCTCTTCAATGTTCAAAAATGACTTAATTCAAATCAACGATACCAGATCAAAAATTTCACAATTAAATGTTTCAGAACAAGACCTAGgcattttacaaaaatattccaGCATTATATTAAGATTGATCGATTATTTCCCAGAAAATCCCAATCTTACTTTTGAATGGactgaatttttaaatcccAAACCTATTACTTATAAATCGACAagcttttcttttgaatTCGAAAATGTTTTGTACAATATTGCATGCATGTATTCCAGTTTAGGCGTACAAGTTTTTCAGAAAACAAACTCAGAAAGTCTTAAAAAATGctgtcatttttttcaattatcAGCAGggttttttgaaaattgtaCAACAAATGATAGcgttgatgatgataagGAAACTATCCAAGGACTTGTGTATATAATGCTAGCTCAGGCACAAGAAATGGTTTGGTTGAAAAGTGTTATAGATGGTAAGTTGAAGGATTTGACAGTTGCTAAACTTGCATTTCAAGTATCTCGATATTATCTATCATCTTtgaattttatcaatagGTCTTctacaaaaattattcaaagaGATTGGCAAGTAAATTTGAAATCTaaaatgaattattttGAAGCCATAGCTTATTATCGCTATGCCTTATATTTGGAACACGACCTATCTTCAAGCACCAATTATGGTTTAAAGATCAAATGTTTGAGGCATTGTCAGGCTTTAACTGAAACAATTAAATTGCCGGATCAATTAGAAGTGGAGAATTTTGTAACTATTGTTAACAAAGTATTGAAAACTTTTGAACGTGACAACGACTTGATATATTTGCAAAATATACCGGATGCTTTGGATTCTAatctaataataccaatgaGTATGGTTAAACCGATAAACAATATATCTGGGATTACGAAGAGTAACCATATTTTACAAGATTTACTTCCAGTATCTGTTTTAGAAACTGCTACTGCCTTCAAAAAAAGGGAGAGGGAATATGTAGAAAATAGTTTGATTAATGTGATTGAACAATTAtctaaacttttaaatgataGATATGACACTTCAACATTACATTCAGATATTCCAGTTAATTTCAAAGAGCCGCTTCCCAAAAGaaccttttttaaaattaaagacATTTTACAATCGACTTTCCCGATATCCAGAAAGGAAGTTGACAATATATTAAAGGAGGTTTCTCAAATGAGCGACGACATAGTTGACTTaacagaaaataaatatagaTCTAGATATGGTCCAAAAGTTTGGAACTTGATCCCTTTTAAAGAACTAAATCCTAAAATATTCGAAAATTTAgctaattttaaaaaatataacgaACAAGCTGAGCTTGTGGACAGAATAACATTGGAAACTTTCGAAGTGATCGACcaaaatttattatgtaatccattattattaccagaAAGCACACATCCATTGTTCGTTGAAATGAATCAAATAATAAGCGAACGAAGATTAAAGATGAAAgaaattttgttaaaatttgAGAAACATAGCATTTTGCCAGAAATATTAGCtttgtataaaaaaaaacacaatcTAAATGGTATAGAAAACGTTTATTCAGACTATCTTAACTTTTATAATTTGGATTTCCGATACGTTtctaatcaaaaaaaaattaacgaTCACTTGATCGAAAAGATTGATGCGAATGCgattgttgttgatgatAATGAGGAAAACTCGAGGATACAAGATCctagaaatatatttatcgAAGACTATAAGCATTCATATGAACTGTTTAAACAAgtagaattaaaaatagaacggggtttaaaattttatgatGATTTGAGAAATAACGCAGAAATGTTAAAACAAATGACTATTGATGCTATTGACgattacaaaataaaaacaaacgCTTTGGTAAAGAGTTTATCATAA
- the TPO4 gene encoding Tpo4p (similar to Saccharomyces cerevisiae YOR273C | TPO4 | Transporter of POlyamines), with the protein MNNHISQDNIVINNDTTVSNEEKNNISNTNVDHNVSTGSNSSTINSYNTISNNNKEVQQGGELSGDDNSVHSYYSDYTGNNQLTPKNNVTKIPTTDSNKNANNTKDTNQNDKENNKEDDNDDDTPVDPRDLEWDNPEDPDNPHNWKPAKKWAATMVAACTCLVVTMGSSLYVSGVPELMVRYHISQTLSLSGLTFYLLGLSSIIGAPLSEVFGRKPIYVTSIPLSMLFTMGVCLSNGHMRIILPCRFLSGFFASPALSIASGTLVDMWDVDLLSPAMTYFCLAPFLGPVIAPIMGSYACASMKNFRWSAYIQLFAGGIITPFLILMPETHKVIVLKKRAQKRGVNLKKPTKEELKTFLKLTMTITIFRPLKMLFVEPIVLVFSIYVAFIFAVLFGFFEAFAVIYRGIYLMDDGNSSLPFLGIGIGLWMGSFFYLWYDRKFFFPKAPSGTPLLVNSPTARTMPYRGHRNPETGELLPLKPETFLVVTKIGSIALPIALFWQGWTARKSVQWMAPIAAGVPFGFGLILIFFSVMMYFSTSYPPLYVASALAANNLLRYVTSCVFPLFTIQMYEKMHVYWASSFFGFVCIAMIPVPWLFEIYGPKLRHRSQFGFAAMEKGTDDDDENVAELTLTRTYTEASIAAFTDDHSSNFHDKNKNKNKKPSEQV; encoded by the coding sequence atgaATAACCACATATCACAagataatattgttattaataatgacaCAACTGTATCTAAtgaagagaaaaataatatatcaaaCACTAATGTGGATCATAATGTAAGTACAGGTAGCAATTCTTCTACTATTAACAGTTATAACACCATaagtaacaacaacaaggaAGTACAACAAGGAGGGGAACTGTCGGGAGATGACAATTCTGTTCATTCCTATTATAGCGATTATACAGGTAATAACCAATTGACACCGAAAAATAATGTCACAAAAATCCCTACTACAGATAGCAATAAAAAcgctaataatactaaagATACAAATCAAAACGATAAAGAGAACAATAAGGaggatgataatgatgatgatacaCCTGTAGACCCTAGAGATTTGGAATGGGATAATCCTGAAGATCCGGATAACCCCCATAATTGGAAACCAGCTAAAAAATGGGCTGCAACCATGGTTGCCGCTTGTACCTGTTTAGTAGTCACAATGGGGTCTTCCTTGTACGTTTCTGGTGTACCTGAGTTAATGGTGCGTTACCATATTTCCCAAACTTTATCTCTTTCAGGATTAACTTTTTATCTATTGGGATTGTCCTCTATCATTGGAGCTCCTTTAAGTGAAGTCTTTGGTAGAAAACCTATATATGTAACATCAATTCCACTTTCAATGTTATTTACTATGGGGGTTTGTTTATCTAATGGCCATATGAGAATTATTTTGCCATGCAGGTTTCTCTCTGGGTTTTTCGCTTCTCCAGCTTTAAGTATTGCTTCTGGTACTTTAGTCGATATGTGGGATGTTGATTTATTAAGTCCTGCAATGACTTATTTCTGTTTGGCTCCATTTCTAGGTCCAGTTATAGCCCCTATAATGGGATCCTACGCTTGTGCCtcaatgaaaaattttagatGGAGCGCCTATATTCAATTATTTGCAGGCGGGATAATCACCCCCTTCTTAATATTAATGCCAGAAACGCATAAAGTCATcgtattgaaaaaaagagcacAAAAGAGGGGGgttaatttgaaaaaaccAACAAAGGAGGAGttgaaaacatttttaaaattaacaatGACCATTACTATTTTTAGACCACTAAAGATGTTGTTTGTTGAACCAATTGTGTTAGTTTTTAGTATCTACGTtgcatttatttttgctgTTTTGTTTGGGTTCTTTGAAGCATTTGCAGTTATTTATCGtggtatatatttaatggATGATGGAAATTCAAGTTTACCATTTTTAGGTATTGGTATTGGTCTATGGATGggttcctttttttatctatgGTATGATCGTAAGTTCTTTTTCCCCAAGGCGCCAAGTGGAACTCCCTTATTAGTAAATTCCCCTACTGCAAGAACTATGCCATATAGAGGTCATAGAAATCCTGAAACTGGCGaattattaccattgaAACCGGAGACATTTTTGGTTGTTACTAAAATAGGATCGATAGCTTTACCCATTGCATTATTTTGGCAAGGGTGGACTGCAAGAAAATCTGTTCAATGGATGGCGCCTATTGCAGCCGGTGTTCCCTTTGGTTTTGGattgattttgattttcttttctgtTATGATGTATTTTAGTACATCTTATCCTCCTTTATATGTGGCTTCCGCTTTAGCCGCAAATAATTTGTTAAGATATGTTACTAGTTGTGTTTTCCCACTTTTCACTATTCAAATGTATGAAAAAATGCATGTTTATTGGGCTAGTTCTTTTTTCGGATTTGTTTGTATTGCTATGATTCCAGTTCCCTGGTTATTTGAAATTTACGGGCCTAAATTAAGACATAGGTCACAATTTGGGTTTGCTGCAATGGAAAAAGGAAcggatgatgatgatgaaaatgttGCTGAATTAACTTTGACTAGAACCTATACTGAAGCTAGTATTGCTGCCTTTACAGACGATCATAGTTCAAATTTTCATGAtaagaataagaataagaataagaaGCCTTCTGAGCAAGTTTGA
- the EFR3 gene encoding Efr3p (similar to Saccharomyces cerevisiae YMR212C | EFR3 | PHO Eighty Five Requiring): MNLFTPKHQRLVNQCYPTGKTPEKKPKSSETSYLLYYVNSRRTKLEKVSNYLLKKTARDLTHRRIGNIAVTLQILARIITSCKENLNVFLYDFLTIMVQVGSNTSMNNDATIVECLAGDYHAICDNLDISVINNNDLHQFEVFTNLFFQICSTDLKGQAFSKDDLTLKGCIAISLVKGLASNPKLKNLISEAIYKTLLIFQSRHKNYQTADISVSQKRNNYNERKKSEDVINKKISLTRTITRQFGLDDIRDDSDLSIISLKHYYNTLEAEKLPISVRALLKVLLKTPNKELLEFITNGIPVQLRYIVIIIFISELSNKKEKEVIIILQLISSLVYTEVSIVGLSVLDTVRKLLNYQTQNKLSLQTIEQCKITIADLNTRLFYKDQTSDILQDIYSRLKSIKNADRESLVQKILITDIDYLVALVSTPCISLDLFTDIAKLTFPDCDMLSLLRLVNQKAVTPGSMTKFFKWLSSLNDEKIIDYLMNTIFRLYGSIALLVGLLFYQKPSYCKPYYAYYKYHIEAAKFLSIHDYEVQSKNKMTNNDVFHDSDLLNYYSDSGANKYASKGTRILAANNSGNDGNYNEEDQNNSDLMLDRLKNSSSTTLLTPVDNGSSTFSRNNIRTNNFNNSESKSFGSLKYHKPTVKELRKTLKHSNTRITSGSKVSLNGSPRTNDASQSLKSRITNITFLLSDLQDDLKDMHRVEPNNNNNDDNNSHNNPSNDDFSHINIIDQYDLSNLKSQVKPLSIKGDITSINNNDNSIDNNTLSNGETATFRDASASAKIDVANRGKIFE, encoded by the coding sequence ATGAATTTGTTTACACCAAAACACCAGAGATTGGTCAATCAATGCTATCCAACTGGTAAAACTCctgaaaaaaaacccaAATCTTCTGAAACCTCCTATTTATTGTATTATGTCAATAGCAGAAGAacaaaattagaaaaagtttCCAATTATTTACTCAAAAAAACTGCTAGAGATTTAACCCATAGAAGAATTGGTAACATTGCAGTCACTCTACAAATATTAGCACGTATTATTACAAGTTGTAAAGAAAATCTAAACGTTTTTctttatgattttttaaccATCATGGTTCAAGTGGGATCTAATACTTCCATGAATAATGATGCCACTATTGTCGAATGTTTGGCTGGGGATTATCATGCAATTTGTGACAATTTAGATATCTCTGTCATTAACAATAACGATTTGCATCAATTTGAAGTTTTCACCAActtatttttccaaatatgTTCTACAGATTTAAAAGGGCAAGCTTTTAGTAAAGATGATTTAACTTTGAAGGGTTGTATCGCAATTTCACTCGTTAAAGGTTTGGCTAGCAAtccaaagttaaaaaatcttATATCTGAGGCTATCTATAAAACACTTTTGATTTTCCAATCAAGGCACAAGAATTACCAAACTGCAGATATATCTGTGtctcaaaaaagaaataattataatgagCGCAAAAAAAGTGAGGATgtaatcaataaaaaaatttctttgaCAAGAACCATAACCAGACAGTTTGGTTTAGATGACATTCGAGACGATTCAGATCTATCAATTATCTCCttaaaacattattataatacaTTGGAAGCAGAAAAATTACCCATATCTGTACGCgctttattaaaagttttgttaaaaacaccaaataaagaattacTGGAATTTATTACCAATGGGATACCTGTTCAATTACGATACATTgtaattattatctttattagCGAATTGAGTAAcaagaaggaaaaagaagttATAATCATACTACAACTGATCTCAAGTTTAGTTTACACAGAGGTCAGCATCGTTGGCTTAAGTGTTTTAGACACAGTTCGTAAGCTATTGAATTATCAAACTCAAAATAAGTTATCATTGCAAACTATCGAACAATGCAAAATTACTATTGCAGACTTAAATACCCGACTATTTTATAAAGACCAAACCTCAGATATTTTACAGGATATATATTCTAGATtgaaatcaataaaaaacgCTGATCGTGAATCTTTGGTCcaaaagattttaataacTGATATAGACTATTTGGTTGCATTAGTATCAACTCCTTGTATTTCGTTGGATTTATTTACAGATATAGCCAAGTTAACCTTCCCAGATTGTGATATGCTAAGTTTATTGCGATTGGTTAATCAAAAAGCAGTAACTCCAGGCTCAATgacaaaatttttcaagTGGTTGTCCTCGttaaatgatgaaaaaataattgacTATTTAATGAATACTATTTTCAGATTATATGGGTCCATTGCACTATTGGTGGGATTgcttttttatcaaaaaccAAGCTATTGTAAACCGTATTATGCgtattataaatatcatATAGAGGCTGCTAAATTTCTTTCCATTCATGATTATGAAGTGCAatctaaaaacaaaatgacAAATAACGATGTTTTCCACGACtcagatttattaaattattattccGATTCTGGTGCTAATAAATATGCATCTAAGGGTACTAGAATTTTGGCTGCTAATAACAGCGGAAACGACGGTAATTATAATGAGGAAgatcaaaataatagtgaCTTAATGCTAGATAGGTTAAAAAATTCCTCAAGCACCACGCTGCTAACACCCGTAGATAACGGTAGTTCAACATTTTCAAGAAATAACATAAGaaccaataattttaataattctgaGTCCAAATCATTTGGATCGttaaaatatcataaaCCAACAGTTAAAGAATTGCGGAAAACTTTAAAGCATAGTAATACAAGGATTACTAGTGGTAGTAAAGTATCATTAAATGGTTCTCCAAGGACGAATGATGCATCACAATCATTAAAATCAAGAATCACAAATATCACTTTTCTGTTATCAGATTTACAAGATGATTTAAAAGACATGCATAGAGTTGAAccaaacaataacaacaatgacgataataatagccATAATAATCCTTCTAATGATGATTTCTCgcatataaatataattgaCCAATACGATTTGAGCAATTTGAAATCGCAAGTGAAACCCCTTTCTATAAAGGGTGACATTACAAGCATAAACAATAACGATAACAGTATCGACAATAATACGCTTAGTAATGGGGAAACAGCTACCTTTAGGGATGCTTCTGCGTCAGCCAAAATAGATGTTGCAAACAGAGGTAAGATTTTCGAATAA